Within the Aeromicrobium sp. Root236 genome, the region TCGGGCTCGAGCTGCCGATCCGCCTGCGCAGCTGGGACGGCAGCGAAGCCGGTCCACCCGGCGCGCCGACCGTCGTGATCCGGAACCGCCGAGCACTGCGGCACGTCCTGTGGAGCCCAGGAGAGCTGGGGCTCGCCCGCGCGTACGTCCAAGGCGATCTCGACGTCGAGGGCGATCTCGGCGAGGCGCTGCGGTCCCTCTGGGACGCGGTCCGCAACGCTCGTACGGCCGACGGCTCGGCCGGCCGGCCGCGGCTCGGCCCGAAACAGGTCGCCCGGGCGGCGGCGCTGGCCGTACGACTCGGTGCGATCGGTCGCTGCCCGCCGCGACCGGCGGCGGAGTCCGCCCTGACCGGCGAGCTGCACAGCACGGAGCGCGACCTCGCAGCGATCTCGCACCACTACGACCTGTCCAACGACTTCTACGAGCTGATCCTCGATCCCAACATGGCGTACTCCTGCGGCTTCCACACCACGCCGGAGCTGAGCCTCGAGGACGCGCAGACCGCCAAGCTCCATCTGGTCTGCCGCAAGCTCGGGTTGCAACCCGGCATGAGGATGGTCGACATCGGCTCGGGCTGGGGCTCCCTGACGCTGTTCGCCGCCGAGCACTACGGCGTCCACGTCACGGGTGTGACGCTGTCGGTCGAGCAGCGCGACTACGTCATGGGCAAGGCAGCCGAGCGCGGGCTTCGGGACCGGGTCGACGTGAGCCTGCGCCACTTCCGTGACCTCGAGGCGTCCGGCGTACGAGACGCGGAGATCGACGCGATCGCCTCGATCGAGATGGGCGAGCACGTCGGCGACGCCGAGTACGTCGTGTTCGTCGACTCGATCCGCCGCTATCTCAAGCCGGGTGGCCGGGTGCTCATCCAGCAGATGTCACGCAGCAACGACACGCTCGGCGACCGTCCCGGAGGCGGTCCGTTCATCGAGACGTACATCGCTCCGGACATGCACATGAAGCCACTAGCGAAGACCATCGGCCTGATCGCGGCGGCCGGCCTCGAGATCCGGGACGTCCAGGCGATGCGTGAGCACTACCCGCAGACCGTCGCGGCCTGGGCCGCGAACCTCGAGGACAGCTGGGACACCGCGGTCAAGCTCGTCGGCGAGGAGAACGCCCGCGTGTGGCGGCTCTATCTGGCGGGCGGGGCACTCGCGTTCGAGGAGAACCGCATGGGCGTCGACCAGATCCTGGCGGTCAGGCCGAGTGCTCGCGGAGTCAGCGGGATGCCGTCATCGCCGATGGCATGGCTCCCGGTCACCAGCTGAGGCCGCGAACGATCCACAGTGCGTTTCAGTCGGTGGCGTCGCGGAACAGCTCTGATGCCGGTCCGACGATCAGGGGATCAGCCCGGGTGACCAGCTCGTGGTCCTTGTTGTCGTAGTCGAACTGCGCCAGCACGTGCCGCATCGACTCGACGCGCGCCCGCTTCTTGTCGTTGCTCTTGACCACGGTCCACGGCGCGACCCAGGTGTCGGTGCGCGCGAACATCGTCTCCTTCGCGCGCGTGTAGGCGTCCCACTTGTCGAGCGACTGCAGGTCCATCGGCGACAGCTTCCACTGGCGTACCGGGTCGACCTGGCGGATCGCGAAGCGCGTGCGTTGCTCGGACGCCGAGACCGAGAACCAGAACTTGATGAGGTGCAGGCCGTCGTTGACGAGCATCTTCTCGAACGTCGGTGCCTGCCGGATGAACTCGTCGTACTGGGCGTCGGAGCAGAATCCCATGACCCGTTCGACGCCGGCTCGGTTGTACCAGGACCGGTCGAACATCACGATCTCGCCGGCAGCCGGCAGGTGCTGGACGTAACGCTGGAAGTACCACTGCGACTCCTCGCGCTCGCTGGGCTTCTCGAGCGCGACGACACGCGCACCACGCGGGTTCAGGTGCTCGGTGAACCGCTTGATCGTGCCGCCCTTGCCCGCAGCGTCGCGGCCCTCGAACACGACGACGAGCCGTCCGCCGGTGCTCTTGATCCAGTTCTGCAGCTTCAGCAGCTCGATCTGCAGGAGGCGCTTCTGCATGTCGTACTCCTGGACGTCCATGCGTGCCGGGTACGGGTATCCCTCACGCCAGGTGTCGATCGGCCGTCCGCCTTGGTCGAGCAGGATCGGGTCGTCGTCCTCCGTGTCGAGGACGGAGTAGTCGCCCAGACGGTCGATGTCGACGCGGAGCGGCGTCCCGAAGTCAGTGGTCATGCGGGCAACGTACGGTCCGGCGACGGCCATGGGGTGGATGCTCAGCGACGCGGCGGTGAACAGCGCTCACATGGGCGTGATAGACCCGTCACGTGGTCATGGATGCCGGCACGGCGGCTCGCGGGCGGCTCGTCGTCGCCTGGACCACCGCAGCAGGTGCCGACCAGCAGCTGGCCCGGCTCGCCGCGTCCTTCATCGGTGCTGGCGACGGTGACGCTCGCATCGTCCGCGCGTGCCGATCGTGCGGCAGCGACCGGCACGGCAAGCCGTACGTGGTCGGGCTCGACAGCCCGGTCCACGTGAGCCTCAGCAGGACCGGCGGACTCGCCGCCCTTGCGGTGACCGACGCCGGCCCGGTCGGGATCGACGTCGAGGCGCTGCTTACCGGCGGCGCATCCGACGTGGCGACCTGGGTACGCAAGGAGTCCGTCGTCAAGGCGACGGGCCATGGCCTCACGGTCGACCCGGACCTCGTCGAGGTGACACCACCCGGCTCGGCTCCGGCGCTCATCGGGTGGCCCGAGGACGAGCCCTTGGGCTCACCCGTCTGGATGTACGACGTGGAGTGCCCTGCGGGCTACGTCGCCGCTGCGGCGGTGCTGTCGGACGCCGCTCCGGAGCTCACGCCTGGGGCAGCGCCGGAAGGCTGACCTCACGCAGCCACGCGTCGAACAGCCCACCCACCGAGGCGCCGCACATCTCGCCGGTCAACGCGATGAAGTCGTCCGTCGACACCGAGCCGTGGGCATGGCGCTCGGTCCACGTCTGAAGGAGCTCGAAGAACCGGGTGTCACCGACGTCCGTGCGCAGCGCGTGCAGCAGCAGAGCCCCACGCTTGTAGACCCGGTCGTCGAACATCAGGTCGGGGCCGGGGTCGCCCAGCAGGAAGTCCTGCTCGAGGCCGGCCAGGCGGTCCCAGTGCAGCTGCGCATGGTCCGCAGCGGGCTCGCGACCGGACTCCTCCGACCACAGCCACTCGGCGTAGCAGGCGAAGCCCTCGTGCAGCCAGATGTCGCGCCAGCTGGCGAGCGTCACGCTGTTGCCGAACCACTGGTGGGCGAGCTCGTGGGCGACGAGGCGTTCGCTGTCCCAGTCGTCGGTGGCGAAGTTGGAGCCGAAGACCGCGAGTCCCTGGGCCTCGAGCGGGATGTCGAGCTCGTCCGCGGTGATGACGGCCGTGTAGGACGCGAAGGGGTAGGGCCCGAACAACCCCACGAACGTGCTCATCATCTCGTCCTGCCGGGCGAACGGCCCGCCACTGGTGGCCTTCTTGCCTGCGGGATGGACCGTGCGTAGGGGCACGGTGCCGCCCGACTCCACCACGTCGTAGCGGCCGATCTGGACTGTCGCCAGGTAGGTCGCCATCGGCGACTCCTCGACGTGGCGCCACGTCGTGCCCGCGGACCGGCGGCGCTTGCTCTCGAGGACCCCGTTGGC harbors:
- a CDS encoding cyclopropane-fatty-acyl-phospholipid synthase family protein, with translation MSQASALLRLVEDSVGLELPIRLRSWDGSEAGPPGAPTVVIRNRRALRHVLWSPGELGLARAYVQGDLDVEGDLGEALRSLWDAVRNARTADGSAGRPRLGPKQVARAAALAVRLGAIGRCPPRPAAESALTGELHSTERDLAAISHHYDLSNDFYELILDPNMAYSCGFHTTPELSLEDAQTAKLHLVCRKLGLQPGMRMVDIGSGWGSLTLFAAEHYGVHVTGVTLSVEQRDYVMGKAAERGLRDRVDVSLRHFRDLEASGVRDAEIDAIASIEMGEHVGDAEYVVFVDSIRRYLKPGGRVLIQQMSRSNDTLGDRPGGGPFIETYIAPDMHMKPLAKTIGLIAAAGLEIRDVQAMREHYPQTVAAWAANLEDSWDTAVKLVGEENARVWRLYLAGGALAFEENRMGVDQILAVRPSARGVSGMPSSPMAWLPVTS
- the ppk2 gene encoding polyphosphate kinase 2; this encodes MTTDFGTPLRVDIDRLGDYSVLDTEDDDPILLDQGGRPIDTWREGYPYPARMDVQEYDMQKRLLQIELLKLQNWIKSTGGRLVVVFEGRDAAGKGGTIKRFTEHLNPRGARVVALEKPSEREESQWYFQRYVQHLPAAGEIVMFDRSWYNRAGVERVMGFCSDAQYDEFIRQAPTFEKMLVNDGLHLIKFWFSVSASEQRTRFAIRQVDPVRQWKLSPMDLQSLDKWDAYTRAKETMFARTDTWVAPWTVVKSNDKKRARVESMRHVLAQFDYDNKDHELVTRADPLIVGPASELFRDATD
- a CDS encoding 4'-phosphopantetheinyl transferase superfamily protein, whose product is MDAGTAARGRLVVAWTTAAGADQQLARLAASFIGAGDGDARIVRACRSCGSDRHGKPYVVGLDSPVHVSLSRTGGLAALAVTDAGPVGIDVEALLTGGASDVATWVRKESVVKATGHGLTVDPDLVEVTPPGSAPALIGWPEDEPLGSPVWMYDVECPAGYVAAAAVLSDAAPELTPGAAPEG
- a CDS encoding M1 family metallopeptidase, which produces MTRAAAVGVEDDRYVPDHGDLSFDVTHYDLQLDYSVESNRLSGRATITATALEELDELELDLYRLRVSKVSVDGSPVAKYTQRKHRLVVRPRAAVAAGSTFTIVVSYAGSPQPMPGLDGDAGWEELADGVIVASQPHGAPSWFPCNDRPANKATYAIEITAPSNYRVVANGVLESKRRRSAGTTWRHVEESPMATYLATVQIGRYDVVESGGTVPLRTVHPAGKKATSGGPFARQDEMMSTFVGLFGPYPFASYTAVITADELDIPLEAQGLAVFGSNFATDDWDSERLVAHELAHQWFGNSVTLASWRDIWLHEGFACYAEWLWSEESGREPAADHAQLHWDRLAGLEQDFLLGDPGPDLMFDDRVYKRGALLLHALRTDVGDTRFFELLQTWTERHAHGSVSTDDFIALTGEMCGASVGGLFDAWLREVSLPALPQA